In the genome of Bradyrhizobium sp. CIAT3101, one region contains:
- a CDS encoding potassium transporter Kup, with translation MTSDVAVPAPETAAANGHGDAHTTAGFGALTLGSIGVVYGDIGTSPLYAFREAVMAASGAEGAPTPAAVLGVVSLILWALIVVVTLKYVVILLRADNNGEGGTLALMALAQRAVGTGGATIVLLGIISGALFYGDAVITPAVSVLSALEGMKDVTLRFEPYIVPLTVVILVFLFAVQSRGTARVAAFFGPVMCVWFAVIAIAAIHPIIAQPQVLLALNPFYAVSFMFHHGIIGFVTLGAVFLAVTGAEALYADLGHFGKRPIQTAWLFIVLPSLALNYLGQGALVLGDPGAIESPFFQLFPQGIFRGCMVVLATAATVIASQAVITGAYSLTRQAIQLGLLPRFEIRHTSEAHSGQIFIPRINQLLLVAVIMMVLLFRSSSALASAYGISVTGTMVVTGMMGFVVIWKAWKWSPLWAAALIAPFLFLDLTFLAANLLKVFEGGWVPLALGSLMIIMMYTWRRGSRLLFEKSRKLEFPLADLVAMLEKRPPQRVPGTAVFLTSDPLSAPTALMHSLKHYKVLHEKNVILTIETAQTPRIDPAERVKLEQISPTFSKVTLKFGFMESPNVPKALAIARKLGWQFDIMSTSFFLSRRALKPAAHSGMPRWQDRLFISLSRSANDATDYFQIPSGRVVEVGTQVTI, from the coding sequence ATGACAAGTGACGTAGCAGTTCCCGCCCCGGAAACGGCGGCGGCCAATGGGCATGGCGATGCCCACACCACCGCCGGCTTCGGCGCGCTGACGCTCGGCAGTATCGGCGTGGTCTATGGCGACATCGGCACCAGCCCGCTCTACGCGTTCCGCGAGGCGGTGATGGCGGCCTCAGGCGCGGAAGGCGCGCCGACGCCGGCGGCCGTTCTCGGCGTGGTGTCGCTGATCCTGTGGGCGCTGATCGTCGTGGTGACGCTCAAATACGTCGTGATCCTGCTCCGCGCCGACAACAACGGCGAGGGCGGCACGCTGGCCCTGATGGCGCTGGCCCAGCGCGCGGTCGGCACCGGCGGGGCGACCATCGTCTTGCTCGGCATCATCTCCGGCGCCCTGTTCTACGGCGACGCCGTGATCACGCCGGCGGTCTCGGTGCTGTCGGCCCTGGAAGGCATGAAGGACGTCACGCTGCGGTTCGAGCCCTATATCGTTCCGCTGACGGTGGTGATCCTGGTGTTCCTGTTTGCCGTGCAGTCGCGCGGCACCGCCCGCGTTGCGGCGTTCTTCGGACCCGTGATGTGCGTCTGGTTTGCGGTGATTGCGATCGCCGCGATCCATCCGATCATCGCGCAGCCGCAGGTGCTGCTGGCGCTGAACCCGTTCTACGCCGTGTCCTTCATGTTCCATCACGGCATCATCGGCTTCGTGACGCTGGGTGCCGTGTTCCTGGCCGTGACCGGCGCCGAGGCGCTCTATGCCGACCTCGGCCATTTCGGCAAGCGGCCGATCCAGACCGCTTGGCTGTTCATCGTGCTGCCGTCGCTGGCGCTGAACTATCTGGGGCAGGGCGCTCTCGTGCTCGGCGACCCCGGAGCGATCGAGAGCCCGTTCTTCCAGCTGTTCCCGCAAGGCATCTTCCGCGGCTGCATGGTCGTGCTGGCCACGGCCGCCACCGTGATCGCGAGCCAGGCCGTCATCACCGGCGCCTATTCGCTGACGCGCCAGGCGATCCAACTCGGGCTGCTGCCCCGATTCGAAATTCGCCATACCTCTGAAGCCCATTCCGGCCAGATCTTCATCCCGCGCATCAACCAGCTGCTGCTGGTCGCGGTGATCATGATGGTGCTGCTGTTCCGCTCGTCCAGCGCGCTCGCCTCGGCCTACGGCATCTCTGTGACCGGCACGATGGTCGTCACCGGGATGATGGGCTTTGTCGTGATCTGGAAGGCCTGGAAGTGGTCGCCGCTGTGGGCCGCCGCGCTGATCGCGCCGTTCCTGTTCCTCGACCTGACCTTCCTCGCCGCCAATTTGCTCAAGGTGTTCGAGGGCGGTTGGGTGCCGCTGGCGCTCGGCTCGCTCATGATCATCATGATGTACACATGGCGGCGCGGCAGCCGGCTGCTGTTCGAGAAGTCGCGCAAGCTGGAATTCCCGCTGGCCGACCTCGTGGCGATGCTGGAGAAGCGACCGCCGCAGCGGGTGCCCGGCACGGCCGTGTTCCTGACCAGCGATCCCCTGAGCGCGCCGACGGCGCTGATGCATAGTCTGAAACACTACAAAGTGCTTCACGAGAAGAATGTCATTCTCACCATCGAGACCGCGCAGACCCCGCGGATCGATCCGGCCGAGCGGGTGAAGCTGGAGCAGATCTCACCGACCTTCTCCAAGGTGACGCTGAAGTTCGGCTTCATGGAATCGCCCAACGTGCCGAAGGCGCTGGCGATCGCCCGCAAGCTCGGCTGGCAGTTCGACATCATGTCGACCTCGTTCTTCCTGTCGCGGAGGGCGCTCAAGCCCGCCGCCCATTCGGGCATGCCGCGCTGGCAGGATAGGCTGTTCATCTCGCTCAGCCGCTCCGCCAACGACGCCACCGACTATTTCCAGATCCCCTCTGGCCGCGTGGTCGAGGTCGGTACGCAGGTGACGATCTAG
- a CDS encoding potassium transporter Kup, with protein MTASITSTETQDGPVTSGFWSLTLGSIGVVFGDIGTSPLYAFHEAVRGAAHGEPVTRIMVLGVLSLILWALLIVVTAKYVLLLLRADNNGEGGTLSLMALGQRALGRRSWFLLALGVVGASMFIGDSMITPAISVLSAVDGLKLATPAFEHYVVPLTVLILVLLFAVQSKGTALVASAFGPVMVVWFTVLAVLGVIHIADDPSVLAAINPYYAFQFLLSHGTIGLVTLGAVFLAVTGGEALYADLGHFGRKPIQSAWMFFVLPALLINYFGQGALVLSDPSAIEHSFYRMVPEHFVLPLVGLATAATVIASQAVITGAYSLVYQAVQLGLLPRFEVRYTSETHAGQIYLPRVNRLLLIGVMLLVLLFHTPSNLASAYGIAVSTTMVADGIMGFVVIWKLWNWKAATAAVVILPFVMVDMTFFSANLLKLLEGAWVPLLFGAAMAGTIWTWRRGSGILIQKTRRIEVPLDDLIRSLEKRPPHIVKGTAVFLTSDPAFVPTALLHNLKHNKVLHEHNVILTIETAHTPRVDLSERFKMEKISEKFSKVRLRFGYMEQPNVPKALAIARKQGWQFDIMSTSFFVSRRSLKASAQSGMPLWQDHLFIALSRSANDATDYFQIPTGRVVEVGTQVTI; from the coding sequence ATGACGGCGAGCATCACATCGACTGAGACCCAGGATGGGCCGGTCACCTCCGGTTTTTGGTCCCTCACGCTCGGGAGCATCGGTGTCGTTTTCGGCGACATCGGCACCTCGCCGCTTTACGCGTTCCACGAGGCGGTCAGGGGCGCGGCCCATGGCGAGCCGGTGACGCGGATCATGGTGCTCGGCGTGCTCTCGCTGATCCTGTGGGCGCTGCTGATCGTCGTCACCGCCAAATACGTGCTGCTGCTGCTGCGCGCCGACAACAACGGCGAGGGCGGCACGCTCTCGCTGATGGCGCTCGGCCAGCGCGCGTTGGGGCGGCGGAGCTGGTTTCTGCTCGCGCTCGGTGTGGTCGGCGCGTCGATGTTCATCGGCGATTCCATGATCACGCCGGCGATCTCGGTGCTGTCGGCGGTCGACGGCCTCAAGCTCGCGACGCCGGCATTCGAGCATTATGTCGTGCCGCTGACGGTGCTGATCCTGGTGCTGCTGTTCGCGGTCCAGAGCAAGGGGACCGCGCTGGTGGCCTCGGCCTTCGGGCCGGTGATGGTGGTCTGGTTCACGGTTCTGGCGGTGCTGGGCGTCATTCACATCGCCGACGATCCGTCGGTGCTGGCCGCGATCAATCCCTACTATGCGTTCCAATTCCTGCTCTCGCACGGCACGATCGGCCTGGTGACGCTCGGCGCGGTCTTCCTCGCCGTGACCGGTGGCGAGGCGCTGTATGCCGACCTCGGCCATTTCGGCCGTAAGCCGATCCAGTCGGCCTGGATGTTCTTCGTGCTGCCGGCGCTGCTGATCAATTATTTCGGGCAGGGGGCGCTGGTGCTGTCCGATCCAAGCGCGATCGAGCACTCCTTCTATCGCATGGTGCCCGAGCACTTCGTGCTGCCGCTGGTCGGTCTTGCAACGGCCGCGACCGTCATTGCCAGCCAGGCGGTGATCACCGGCGCCTATTCGCTGGTCTATCAGGCGGTGCAGCTCGGCCTCTTGCCGCGCTTCGAGGTGCGCTACACCTCCGAGACTCATGCGGGCCAGATTTATCTGCCGCGCGTCAACCGGCTGCTGCTGATCGGCGTGATGCTGCTGGTGCTGTTGTTCCACACGCCCAGCAATCTGGCCTCGGCCTACGGCATTGCGGTCTCCACCACCATGGTCGCCGACGGCATCATGGGCTTCGTGGTGATCTGGAAATTGTGGAACTGGAAGGCTGCGACCGCGGCGGTCGTGATCCTGCCCTTCGTCATGGTCGACATGACCTTCTTCAGTGCCAATTTGCTGAAGCTGCTCGAAGGCGCCTGGGTGCCGCTGCTGTTCGGCGCGGCGATGGCGGGGACGATCTGGACCTGGAGGCGGGGCTCGGGGATCCTGATCCAGAAGACGCGCCGGATCGAGGTGCCGCTCGACGATCTGATCCGCAGCCTGGAGAAGCGGCCGCCGCACATCGTCAAGGGCACGGCGGTGTTCTTGACCAGCGATCCCGCCTTCGTGCCGACCGCCCTGTTGCACAATCTCAAGCACAACAAGGTGCTGCACGAGCACAACGTGATCCTGACCATCGAGACCGCGCACACGCCGCGGGTCGATCTCTCCGAGCGCTTCAAGATGGAGAAGATCAGCGAGAAGTTCTCCAAGGTCCGCTTGCGCTTTGGCTACATGGAGCAGCCGAACGTGCCCAAGGCGCTCGCGATCGCGCGCAAGCAGGGCTGGCAGTTCGACATCATGTCGACGTCGTTCTTCGTGTCGCGGCGCTCGCTGAAGGCGTCGGCGCAGTCGGGCATGCCGCTCTGGCAAGACCACCTGTTCATCGCGCTCAGCCGCTCGGCCAATGACGCCACCGACTATTTCCAGATTCCGACGGGGCGGGTGGTTGAAGTCGGAACCCAAGTCACCATCTGA
- a CDS encoding flagellar motor protein MotB, producing the protein MAKKKREEAHGGHGWFVTFADLMALLLAFFVMLVAFSTQDANKLKIVAGSMREAFGVQSEARYAGIIESDGLPTRARLKNVDHIQPEESSNTPTPDQEDRDKTSGAKIKVDRNFALAAASLRQALQDMPELTEMSKHIMFEETKQGLNLEIVDQDGRSMFADGSKVPYDRTRRLIEKLAIPLKATPLRVSIAGHTAAGFVPTRSDYGAFDLSADRANAVRQILEREGLPPSHIFAVSGKADTQPLFPDDPSLAANRRVTITLMREDPPLPPNLKP; encoded by the coding sequence ATGGCAAAGAAAAAGCGCGAGGAAGCACACGGCGGCCATGGCTGGTTCGTGACGTTCGCGGACCTGATGGCCTTGCTGCTGGCGTTCTTCGTGATGCTGGTCGCGTTCTCCACACAGGACGCCAATAAGCTGAAGATCGTCGCAGGCTCCATGCGCGAGGCCTTCGGCGTCCAGAGCGAAGCGCGCTACGCCGGTATCATCGAATCCGACGGCCTGCCGACCCGCGCGCGGCTGAAGAACGTCGACCACATCCAGCCCGAGGAGTCCTCCAACACGCCGACGCCGGACCAGGAGGATCGCGACAAGACGTCCGGCGCCAAGATCAAGGTCGACCGCAACTTCGCGCTCGCCGCCGCCTCGCTGCGCCAGGCGTTGCAGGACATGCCCGAACTGACCGAGATGTCCAAGCACATCATGTTCGAGGAGACCAAGCAGGGCCTCAATCTCGAGATCGTCGACCAGGACGGCCGCTCGATGTTCGCGGACGGCTCCAAGGTGCCCTACGACCGCACCCGCCGCCTGATCGAGAAGCTCGCGATCCCGCTGAAGGCAACCCCGCTGCGCGTCTCCATCGCCGGCCACACCGCGGCCGGCTTCGTCCCGACCCGCAGCGATTACGGCGCCTTCGACCTCTCGGCCGACCGCGCCAATGCCGTGCGCCAGATCCTCGAGCGCGAGGGCTTGCCGCCGTCCCATATCTTCGCCGTCTCCGGCAAGGCGGACACGCAGCCGCTATTCCCGGATGATCCGTCGCTCGCCGCGAACCGCCGCGTCACCATCACCCTGATGCGTGAAGATCCGCCGCTGCCGCCGAACTTGAAGCCCTAA
- a CDS encoding MotA/TolQ/ExbB proton channel family protein yields the protein MDIMTGAGLVAGLVVIATMVFLGGDLGMFMSDHAAIIIFGGSAAATMIRFPLSALAHGLPLGMKFAFTMSRLSAHDLVDELARIAEIARKQGPVGLEKVETDEPFLAKGIRYVADGYDLDFIRDNLERDRDNFLLHLNEGSKIYRAVGDCAPAFGMIGTLIGMVQMFSNMSDPSKLGPFMATALLATLYGALVANLLCLPIADKLHGKLIDEETNRTLIIDGILMIRDSKSPTLVREMLLAYLPEKHRHAEGEPVPA from the coding sequence ATGGATATCATGACGGGCGCCGGTCTTGTGGCCGGTTTGGTCGTTATCGCCACGATGGTGTTTCTGGGCGGCGACCTCGGCATGTTCATGAGCGACCATGCTGCGATCATCATCTTCGGCGGCTCGGCCGCAGCGACCATGATCCGCTTTCCGCTCTCGGCGCTGGCGCACGGCTTGCCGCTCGGCATGAAGTTCGCGTTCACGATGAGCCGGCTGTCGGCGCACGACCTGGTCGACGAGCTTGCCCGCATCGCCGAGATCGCCCGCAAGCAGGGTCCGGTCGGCCTGGAAAAGGTCGAGACCGACGAGCCCTTCCTCGCCAAAGGCATCCGCTACGTCGCCGACGGCTACGACCTCGATTTCATCAGGGACAATCTGGAACGCGACCGCGACAATTTCCTTTTGCACCTCAACGAAGGCAGCAAGATCTACCGCGCCGTCGGCGATTGCGCCCCCGCGTTCGGCATGATCGGAACGCTGATCGGTATGGTGCAGATGTTCTCGAACATGTCGGATCCCTCGAAGCTCGGCCCGTTCATGGCGACCGCTCTGCTCGCAACTCTCTACGGTGCGTTGGTCGCGAACCTGCTCTGCCTGCCGATCGCCGACAAGCTGCACGGCAAGCTGATCGACGAGGAAACCAATCGCACGCTGATCATCGACGGCATCCTCATGATCCGCGACTCCAAGAGCCCGACTTTGGTGCGCGAAATGCTGCTGGCCTATCTGCCCGAGAAGCACCGCCACGCCGAAGGCGAGCCGGTTCCGGCGTAA
- a CDS encoding SDR family NAD(P)-dependent oxidoreductase yields MDMRGKTVLITGSTDGVGRYVANRLAAEGAHVLIHGRDAVRAKALIDEIVRAGHTAPTFYQADLSSMAGTRELAAAVTRDHQRLDVFVSNAGIGSQSDGPQRQESRDGHELRFAVNYLSGFLLVHLLLPLLKAAAPSRIVNVASLGQNPIDFDDVMITKGYSGSRAYAQSKLSQIMFTIDLAAELRDAGITANSLHPATYMNTTMVRAGGITPMSTVEQGGAAILHLVQGDDVAGKSGLFFNGMSEARANPQAYDADARKRLRALSRELTGLSPDPPHLWLAKR; encoded by the coding sequence ATGGACATGCGCGGCAAGACGGTTCTGATCACGGGCTCGACCGATGGTGTCGGGCGCTATGTCGCGAACCGCCTTGCCGCCGAGGGTGCGCATGTTCTGATCCATGGCCGCGACGCGGTGCGGGCAAAAGCGCTGATCGACGAGATCGTGAGGGCCGGCCATACGGCGCCGACTTTCTATCAGGCAGATCTGTCGTCGATGGCTGGCACGCGCGAGCTCGCCGCGGCCGTGACGCGGGATCATCAACGCCTCGATGTTTTCGTCAGCAATGCCGGCATCGGCTCGCAGAGCGACGGGCCGCAGCGCCAGGAGAGCCGCGACGGTCATGAGCTGCGCTTTGCCGTGAACTATCTCTCGGGCTTTCTGCTGGTCCATCTGCTGCTGCCGTTGCTGAAGGCCGCCGCGCCGTCGCGCATCGTCAATGTCGCCTCGCTCGGCCAGAATCCGATCGACTTCGACGACGTCATGATCACGAAAGGCTACAGCGGCTCGCGCGCCTATGCGCAGAGCAAGCTGTCGCAGATCATGTTCACGATCGATCTCGCGGCCGAGCTCAGGGATGCCGGCATCACCGCGAATTCGTTGCATCCGGCGACCTACATGAACACGACGATGGTGCGAGCCGGCGGCATCACGCCGATGTCGACGGTGGAGCAGGGTGGTGCTGCGATCCTGCATCTCGTCCAGGGCGACGATGTCGCGGGCAAGAGCGGCCTGTTCTTCAACGGCATGAGCGAGGCGCGCGCCAATCCGCAGGCCTATGATGCCGATGCGCGCAAGCGCCTGCGCGCGCTCAGCCGGGAGCTGACGGGACTGTCACCTGACCCGCCTCATTTATGGTTAGCAAAGCGTTGA